In Camelina sativa cultivar DH55 chromosome 17, Cs, whole genome shotgun sequence, the genomic stretch cccggttttatccggtttaatggttcactggtttttggttttttggcgggttgatatggttttttaccggttcaatttcttttgggttttgatattaaccCAACCCGGACATGTTGCCGGTTTGCGGGTTAATGTGGTTCGACCGTCGGTCCGGtccggttttgaaaacattgatTAAAAGACAGAAGAGTAGAACGAAGTTATCTTGTTAGTTGTTACCCCATGTTTTTTTTCGCTATTTGATATGAGTGATAAATTATTTGTGGAATGCTATGGATATAGTTACACAACCCACGATAAGTTAACAATGCAAATTGTGTACTACTACTAATCACAAATCCCAAATCCCAAAAATCATATTCATTGCCATAATTTTTGTAATCAAATGCATACAAATTAATCAGATAACATAGTATCGGTTTCCGTAAGTATCTCAACTCTCTAGACTAAGTCATGACATTAATCACTCCTAtcgaaaaattaataaaagaatttatGATACAATTGAATAAAATGAACGAGGAAATATCCTATATATGTCCTTAACACATGGGTCGTACCAAATGTCGGCAGACTCCATGCACGTAACTTCATGACCACGTGGATCCTCACACACTCCACTACGATCTACGAAGCAACCTCCCTCTTCCTCGTTTTCGACGGTTCTCACGTGGCATACTGTCAATGGTCAGGGTTTCCAAGTTACATTAACCAATTATATCTTGTCACGCGTCACAAACCTTTGTCAACTCTTTATATAATTCCCCCACCTTCCATGTCGCCGTGTTACTcgaaaaaaacaatcacaaacatcCAAAAACAAACTTTGATCTTAAAAAGTCATAGCAGCATGATTCATACTAAGACCGGGTCAGGTCGTCGGATCCTGACTTTTCCGGCTGTGCAACCATGCGAATCAATCTCCATAGTCACCTTACTCGACTCACTCATTCAACTCGCCGGCGACATTCTCACATTCAAGTCGAAACACTTCTCCACCAATAAACAAAGCTTCAGAGAAACTCTAAGGCGAATCCAAAACCTAGTTCTCGTCTTCGAAGAGATCCGGATCCGAGTCGGGACTCCGAGACGCTATTTCCACCACGACTCTGCTGCTGTCTTGAGTCTCAAGGAGATCCACGTCATCTTCCAGAAGCTCAAGTTCCTTGTAGAAGACTGCACAAGAGACGGAGCTAGGCTATGTATGATGATGAACTCTGATCAAGTCTCGGATCACCTCCGTGTCCTGACTCGATTCATATCCACCAGTCTTGGTGCGTTCCCTGTTGCATCCGTTGACTTACCGAGCGAAGTCAACGAGCTGGTTGACTTAGTGGTGCGGCAAACTCGTAAGTATGGAGTCAAACTTGAAACAAATGATATACGGGTCATGAGCTCTGTTAATCGGATCCTTGCTCTGTTCGAGAACAGAGTTATTCCTGATCCGGATGAAATAAACATGATACTAGATCACGTAGGGATAAGAAAATGGGGAGACTGCGTCAAAGAGATCAACTTTCTCGGAGAAGAGATAGCTGCGGAGCGgttagatgagaagaagaagcagaagaataGTAACGTTCGAGTCAAGCTTCTCAGTAGCTTAATGGGGTTCATATGCTATTGCAGATGCGTTATACTTCGACGGATCGAGAGAGATGATGCTCATCATCATAACGTAGATGATAATGACAAAGACCAAGACTTGATTCGAGGATTAAGAGTTGAGGATCTCCTTTGTCCAATCTCACTAGAGATTATGATGGATCCTGTGGTTATAGAAACAGGGCACACATATGATCGGAGCTCAATTACAAAATGGATCGGATCCGGTAACATCACGTGCCCTAAAACCGGAAAGATTCTCGCGAGTACTGATTTGGTTGACAACGTTTCCGTGAGGCGAGTGATATATAATCACTGCAGAACAAACGGCATCGTTTTGACGAGTATTGTTGTTGGCCGGAGAAGGAAGACTCAAGACGACGTGGTGCCGGAGAGTTTGGCTGCAAAGGGAGCTGCGAAACTCATGGCAAAGTTTCTCACTTCAGAGCTACTCAATGGCGACATGGAGATGATTTACAGAGCCGTGAGAGAGATTCGTGTTCAGACCAAGACAAGTAGTTTTAACAGGTCTTGTCTGGTTAAAGCTGGTGCCGTGAGTCCACTCTTAAGGCTTCTTAGCTCCGAAGATTCCAAGGTTCAAGAAAACGTTCAAGAAAACGCAATGGCTGGGATCTTGAATCTTTCAAAGCACGTTACTGGTAAATCCAAGATTGTTGGAGAAGGGTTGAAGATCATCGTAGAGATTCTCAACGAAGGAGCTAAAACAGAGACGAGACTATACGCTGCTTCTGCTCTGTTCTATCTATCTTCCGTTGAAGATTACAGCAAACGGATCGGAGAAAATAAAGATTCGATTCCGGGGCTGATGAAGATCGTTAAAGGAGAAGATTACGGCGGTTCGGCGAAACGCAACGCGTTGCTCGCGGTTATGGGTTTGTTGATGCAGTCTGATAACCATTGGCGTGTTCTCGCCGCCGGAGCTGTTCCTATACTTCTTGATCTGATGAGATCGGAAGATACCAGCGGCGAACTCACGGCGGATTGTTTAGCGACGCTAGCGAAGCTGGCGGAGTATCCTGATGGGACGATTGGGGTGATCCGACGTGGCGGTTTGAAACTCGCGGTGAAAGTTTTGTCTTCGTCGGATGTTTTGCCGGCGGTGAAACAGCACTGTGTTGGTCTGATTCTGAACCTTTGTCTTAACGGAGGTCGTGACGTCGTTGGGGTTCTGGTGAAGAACACGTTAGTTATGGGGTCGCTTTACACGGTGTTAA encodes the following:
- the LOC104755273 gene encoding U-box domain-containing protein 18-like yields the protein MIHTKTGSGRRILTFPAVQPCESISIVTLLDSLIQLAGDILTFKSKHFSTNKQSFRETLRRIQNLVLVFEEIRIRVGTPRRYFHHDSAAVLSLKEIHVIFQKLKFLVEDCTRDGARLCMMMNSDQVSDHLRVLTRFISTSLGAFPVASVDLPSEVNELVDLVVRQTRKYGVKLETNDIRVMSSVNRILALFENRVIPDPDEINMILDHVGIRKWGDCVKEINFLGEEIAAERLDEKKKQKNSNVRVKLLSSLMGFICYCRCVILRRIERDDAHHHNVDDNDKDQDLIRGLRVEDLLCPISLEIMMDPVVIETGHTYDRSSITKWIGSGNITCPKTGKILASTDLVDNVSVRRVIYNHCRTNGIVLTSIVVGRRRKTQDDVVPESLAAKGAAKLMAKFLTSELLNGDMEMIYRAVREIRVQTKTSSFNRSCLVKAGAVSPLLRLLSSEDSKVQENVQENAMAGILNLSKHVTGKSKIVGEGLKIIVEILNEGAKTETRLYAASALFYLSSVEDYSKRIGENKDSIPGLMKIVKGEDYGGSAKRNALLAVMGLLMQSDNHWRVLAAGAVPILLDLMRSEDTSGELTADCLATLAKLAEYPDGTIGVIRRGGLKLAVKVLSSSDVLPAVKQHCVGLILNLCLNGGRDVVGVLVKNTLVMGSLYTVLSNGEYGGSKKASALIRMIHEFQERKTGSSGSVEPSLQRGRFVHAW